In Fragaria vesca subsp. vesca linkage group LG1, FraVesHawaii_1.0, whole genome shotgun sequence, the sequence CCTGTAAAATGCGTAGTTGTCAGTGCGCGCATCACAGTTTTTAGTCTACATTAAATCTGCAATTGGATTTTGGTACATGCTGATTTACCTGGTAGTACTTGAGCAACTGATTTCTTTTCTTCTTCAAAGTGGCAGTCACCAAGTCCCTTTCCATGTCAAAGGGGCGAGGTTCTATAATGATTCCTTTGATATATTCAAAACCTCTCAGCTGGTTAAAAAGGAAACTAATCAATCATCATATTCAAGGAGTCCAGTGCAAAACATGCAAGTTACAAATTAAAAGAACAGAAAAATAGAAAGGCATGCGCCTCTATCCTAATCGATCAATCCACATTACTGAACTGTGCTGAGATATTAGCACAAACACAGCTAGTGCTGCTAAAGATGTGGTAAGAATTTCTTGTAATACAGCTAGCGTAACAACTTTTGATTGCTGGGATATTAGTTACCTTGTTTCTCTCTGCTATTAGCTTGAGCTCTTCCAGGATATAGTTCTTGAGCTGATCAAGAGAACAAAGGTCAGAAAACGAACCCGTGTGACCATTTAAATCAGCCCACTTCTTTGTGCTATTTTCTTCTGGTACCACCACTGCAACAATCTTTGACTTGAAGCTGTTTCCATAGACCCAGATATCATCAATAACAGATGAAATGCCGTAAACATTTTCTAAGTACTCAAGTGCAACATACTCCCCTTGTGAGAGTTTAATCAGGTTCTTTTTCCTATCAATGATCTTGATGCTTCCGTTTGAAAGTATTTGTCCTATGTCCCCTGAAAAATTAACCAGCATGCCATTAGGAAAAAAGCAACCTAATTAAGAATCGAGCAGCATAAGCGTGCATCTTAATTATTTAGTCACCAGTGTCAAGCAGATCAACATTTGTGGTTAATCATGATCCCACCTGTGTGGAACCAGCCATCTTTGATGGCTTCTCTTGTCAATTCAGGACTTTTGTGGTAACCAGCAAAAACAGTCTTGCCTCTCACACATATTTCCCCACAGGAAGGATCTCCAAGTGGATCGTAGCCCATATCTGGAACCTCTTCGAGGCGCAGCTCATTGAAAACAGATACAGTACCAACAACGCCAATCATGCACATTTCATCAGGATACCCAAGAGTAGTTGGCCCAACAGTTTCTGTCAACCCTGAAATGAAACATCCGAGGGTAATGCATGTGATCAGTTCAATTATCAGTTGCATGTATAGAGAAGCTGTATAAGTTAATCAGCTTTCAGCAATCAGCATAGAGGGACATAATCTAAGAGTGAACATTTGTTTACCATAGCCTTGGACTACGAAACAACAGCAAGTAACTCGCAAGAATTCTTCAATCTCAGCACTTAAGGGTGCACCTCCAGATATTATAAGTCGAATTCTACCCCCAAGCCTATTCTTTATCTTCAGAAAAATTGAAAAACCAAATAGTAAGTTAGAGTTATATTGTAATCAATAAGGTCACATAATTAGTTCTCCTTATTCTTATAAAAAAACCTAAGTTGAGGATGCAAACCTTTCTGAACGCTAACAGATCAGCTATTGGTGAGGCGTTTCTATTTTTAAACCCCATATTCATCCAAGCACGTTTGCTGAAATCAAAGAGATCAGCAGGGTGTTAAAAACTCAACATATAGAAATTGAATATGGACTCATAACAGGCCTACTTACTATTTGTACAGAATGTCAAAAATCTTCTGCCTCCTGGGATTGAGCTGTTGCACTCCTTGCTTTATACCTGAAATGAGTTTGAACTGTAAGTCTATTAAAAATCCACAAGACTAAATATAATGGCAGATTGGTGACAAGCAAGTATTTTCATGCCTTCATGTATTCTTTCAAAAACTCGAGGTACTCCAGCAAGCAGTGTTGGCTTCAACTCCATCATATCATCACCCAGTGCATTAAGGTCCTTCAAGAATAAATATTCATGACAATTACTAAAGGACTTTGAAAGGTACTTAAAGAAACAGAATATCAGACAGGAGAAATCAAGATTTAGCTCCTTCCGCCAATGGCTTCAGCTTAATAGGATTAATTTGAAACTAACAAAGGTATACAAATTTGTAGTTGCATACCCCATGATAGTAGCCAACAGAAGCACCAGTGCGGAAAAAGTACTCCTCAATTATTCGGTCAAGAATATGAGCCAGAGGAAGGAAAGATAGATACACATCATCCACTGTCATCTACTCTTTGTCAGAAACGAAAGAACATGTCAGTACAACGAAAACTCTTTAGGCTATATAATTTATAGTACTAAAATTAGGGAAAGGAAAGTTATGTATGTATAGAAAGAAATTTATCAGGCATGTCTTCACATTTACCTTATCTTCAAATTGTTCCATAAAGAGGTCAACCCCTCTCACACCATATGCAGCGTTTTCATGCGTTAGCACAACACCTTTAGGATCTCCAGTAGTACCACTTGTGTACATAATTGAGCCTATAGTTTCAGGCTGAGGTGGGAAAATATCTGACGGATTTTGTTTTCCCTGGAAACAATAGTCTTCTTACAACAGGAATAAAAGTAAAAAATAAAACAAACAGATTTGGGAGTGCAAGTAAAGATTTGAATACAACATGCATTTTCAAGCAAAGTAAATGTACAGAACACGGCTTGAATTAGAACCCACATGTAAAACCTATACAACAGACTAATACCCTTCATCTTAAATTAAGGAGTGAAATAGCTGTATTACTTTTATTGAGATAAGCAATTTCAATGAAGGAAAGCATTATATAGGTGTAATGCAGGTTGGTTCTTCTAACATTGAGACACTAACCATCTCGGTGAATTCACTCCATGAGTACGGTTTCATCCCAATCTGGACTGCTTTATCCTTCTCTTCGTCTGTCAATGAAGTGAAGCAAACCATAACTGCACAACAACCAAGTTCAGTATAATGTCTTCAGGCATCAATATCAGGAAATAATGTCTAGTCAATCTCACCTTTTAGTCGCTGGCTAGATGTACAATCAGGACTCAATAGCTGAAATGAAAGGTAATTGTATCTGATCAGAACCATACATATATAAGAACTGATATTAATTTTCATTACAATGATGTCAACAACTCAAGCTATTGATATCTCACTTGTTTCACTTTCTTATCTTGGATGAAAACAACATCAACCTCTGCATGATCTATGATAAAGTTTACAGCCCCTGGCCCTGCATCAAGTCATCCAGAGAACCTTAACGAGAAGTGTAATTAAATTGTTCGACACAAAATTCCACTTAAATTATAAAACAAAAATGATAGATTTCAACACTGAGAAAAGTTATCAAAATCATAATTCTAAGAGTCAGACATTTTCTCCAAAGAATAATTTTTACCTAGGGTATCGTAGAGAGGTACACATATCAGACTATGGGCATTGCAAGCCTACAGAAAATTCAATGAACTTTTCCATCACATGGTTGATACTATACACCAAAATGTGATATGAAACTAATAAGTGTTCAAACCAACCTCCATTGCCATAATCCATTGAGGGCAGTTTGAACCATAAATTCCAATCCGAGAACCCTATGACAAGGTTATGTATCAAAAACAAGAAAGAGTAGTTTCAGTTGCCAAAAT encodes:
- the LOC101309091 gene encoding long chain acyl-CoA synthetase 1-like; its protein translation is MKMFSAKVEEGRKGQNGKPSVGPVYRNLLSKNDFPPPHPEINTAWDVFSQSAQKFPGNRMLGWRKIVDGKIGPYVWKTYKEVYEEVLLVGSALRASGVELGSRIGIYGSNCPQWIMAMEACNAHSLICVPLYDTLGPGAVNFIIDHAEVDVVFIQDKKVKQLLSPDCTSSQRLKVMVCFTSLTDEEKDKAVQIGMKPYSWSEFTEMGKQNPSDIFPPQPETIGSIMYTSGTTGDPKGVVLTHENAAYGVRGVDLFMEQFEDKMTVDDVYLSFLPLAHILDRIIEEYFFRTGASVGYYHGDLNALGDDMMELKPTLLAGVPRVFERIHEGIKQGVQQLNPRRQKIFDILYKYKRAWMNMGFKNRNASPIADLLAFRKIKNRLGGRIRLIISGGAPLSAEIEEFLRVTCCCFVVQGYGLTETVGPTTLGYPDEMCMIGVVGTVSVFNELRLEEVPDMGYDPLGDPSCGEICVRGKTVFAGYHKSPELTREAIKDGWFHTGDIGQILSNGSIKIIDRKKNLIKLSQGEYVALEYLENVYGISSVIDDIWVYGNSFKSKIVAVVVPEENSTKKWADLNGHTGSFSDLCSLDQLKNYILEELKLIAERNKLRGFEYIKGIIIEPRPFDMERDLVTATLKKKRNQLLKYYQVGLDELYQNLDAGRKY